GGATGGTTTCAGAAGGATCCTTGAACATTACATTGCCCAGCGGGAAACACTGGGATGGCCGGTATCCAACGCAAAAAAAGAGGAACTGGCAAAACAGGTCAGGGAAGCACTGGATAAACTTTAGCCGCTATGTATATCAATATCACGGATTCCGAAACAGGAAACAATAAAGGAAGTTGTGGCGATCTTGTCGCCTATCTGGAAAAAGAAAACCGCCTTGCCGATAATAAAAAACAGGAGCACTGGTTCAATGGCGAACGGAACGATATTAGACCCCATGAGGTGCGCATCGGGATTGATGGCAATATTGCCAAACTGGGCAGGGAGGACAGTAAATTCTTCCTGCTCAATATCAGTCCCAGCAGAAAGGAGATCGATTTCCTGCTCACTACTTATGGCGAGGATGGGGCAAAAGAAAAATTAAAGGAATATGCCCGAAATTTTAAACGCCCGGGAATAGAAAACAACAAGGATCTGTTATGGTTCGCCAAACTTGAAAACTACCGGTACTATAGCCATAAAGATAAAGAGGTCAAAAATGGCACGAAAAAAGAAGGCCAGCGCAAGGAAGGTCCACAGATGCACGTTCAGGTCATTGTCAGTCGAAAGGACATTACTAACCGTATCAAACTGAGCCCGCAGAACAAATCACGGGGCAGGAATGTGGAGCATTCCAAAAAGCTCGGGCAGTTTGACCAGATGGCCTTTAAGCAGTGCGGGGAATCTGTATTTGATAGGATGTTCGGTTTTGACCGAAAACTGAAAGAAACTTTGCAGTATGCGAATATCATGAAGAATGGCAATGCGGAACAGAAAGCACGGCTTCATACCTTTGACAGGCTTCTGGAAAGAGGGGCTATTCCAAAAATGGAAGAAGGCTGGACAGATCGGATACTTGCTAACCCCGCTCAGGACAGCTCTACCATACTGCGGGATATATTATCTTCCTTTGCCACAAATGGACTTGGACTCCTGGATATCCTTCTTGATCCCGTTCAGGAGTTTAGCGGTCAGAGTACGGTCACTGATGAGGAAGAAAGAAAGAGGAAGCGCAAAAAGAAAAAACGGGGACAGCGAAGGTAAAAAAGACTATTCAAATAATTATGAAAGTGGTATAGAACAATGATCCAGCATGACATAAAAATTATCTGCCGGATCTTTGCTTCGGCTTTCCCCGAGCCGTTACGCTTCATTTTTTCGGTAAATGTAGGATAGATATATGGTTTACTGAATATAACCAAAACTTATATACAGTAAAAGATATAAATATATATCTATTGGTATATATAGCTACTGATATGGATATCCATCGTTACCGCTTCTGCAAATTTACCCACGATGACACAAAGGTCAAGGGTATACTAAACGCCCCTACGCACTCATCCCTAGCCGGCGCCCTTGACCCAATTGTGCCGTCTTGCCTTTTGGTGGCCTAAGCGGTGAGGATGGAATGGTGTGTCCCGACCATCCGGCGACAAGGGAGGGGGAGTAAATATGTATTTATCAGAACAGTAATAAGCTATTCTCAAAGAAACAATCAAAAATGGGTTAATAGGCTATGTTATTTTTATAAAGCTGACCATGGTCAAGACCGATAGAGAGAATGCAATAAAAAAGACAGACACCCCAACATATAAAAATGTCAAATAGACCAAATAAATCGTATATTAAATTTATTTGCTCCATTTCACTGATTAAGTTGGTGCTACCAACTTATTAATAACATAAAGTATGAAAAAATTAAAATCATTAGTATTTATCCTATTGATTGGAGTAGGAATTTGCAATGCCCAAACCGGCAAAAACCACTTTATCGACCTACCTTCAACCGATCCGAAAACGACTTTTGAGAACGTCTTACAGCTTTTTCTTTCGAGCGATTATTTTGTCCTGTCAGCGGATAAGCACTCAGGATTTATACAATGTAAAATCGTTAACGATGACAGCAAAGTTTTTACAAAGCTAAAGGTAGAGATTCTCGAATATAATCTCCTGATACGAGAAAACCAAGATAACGGCGCACGGATATATATTCAGGCCAACCTTAAACAAAAAATTCGTTCTGCTAGCGTGAATAACGATGGAGTTTACAGTGATGATATCGGGGTAACTAAAAAGCCAAAATATTATGAACCCTTGATAACATTTCTTAAATCAAATTTAAACTAAAACTTGTTTGGCATACGGATAAATATCATCCTTGTTGCAGGATTTTGGCGGAAAACTGCGCATTAAACATAGTTTATTTTTCATTTTCGTATCTCTATAAATTAATCGCAAGGATCGCTTTTTGTTATATTATACCCACTTACCTTTTGGTTGCCTTAGCGATGAAAAATAGTATAGATTGTCCCAACCTATTTGGCCCAAGTTCTTAATTCTTCAATTTTATACATCATCTGTGACACTCAAACAATCCGAAAAATCAGCTAAAATGCGATTTAACTCTTTTGGTTTTTTTGTCCCCAGATAAAGAATCTCTCCATTTTTTAGGATAACCCTTAAACTATATCGCCCCTGAAGAACAAAATAGTTTCTGTTCCGGAGCAGATCCAGACCATAGATCCGATAGAATTTTGCTCGTTTATGTTCCACCAGATAAGCTTCTTTTATCGCATACCATGGTATAATGGCGAAATGTCGGTCTAACGGAAAGAACCGAAATTGAATCTCCCTGGATGTGATCCGTAATTCCATTTTGATCAGAAGAAAATAAACGGTAAAGAGGACTGACAACGGGGCACCTGCAATAAAAAGAATATTACCGGCAGGAACATTGCCAAAAGGCTGCCCCAATACAACCTGGACTATAAATCCCGCGACAAATAGAATGTTTAAACCAATCTGGATGATCCAGAATAAAGGACTCGTAATCTTTTGTTTTTTCCCGGTACAGTATTGCCATATTATTCATTGTATTATTTTGGGTGAAATAATGTGCCTAGAGGAAATTAACATTGATGAGGCTTCCTTATAGTATTTCAGACAGGTTCATTAATTCGTTTTATCTCAACTGTGACATATAGCGGTATATAAAATCGGGGCTCTTGAGCCGCTCTTTACCATATTTATTGATCTGGTCGGCATATTGCATCAGTAACCCGCAGCCTGCTTTATTAAAGAGTTTTCGGAGACCTTTATCCCCTGAAATATCATAAAGCAGAAAAGCATCCATGCAGTCGACCATAAGGTGTTTTCTGTCCAGCAGTTTCAATTTTGTCATTTCTTCAAGCCTATTGCCCTCCGGTGTTCCCGAATTGGTCAGGAAGAGAAAAGTCCGGATCAGCCACTTGTCCCGTTGGAGTGAAATGACAAAGTAGCCCACTTTGTAGGTGGCAAGATAACATTCCAGCAGTACGTAATCCTTCTTTACAATGGTTTTCACTGTGCCTTCCCGTATAACATATCCAATATAGGCCTGCACATATCCCCGCCAAAAAACTGCCCGCTCTTCGAAACGTTCAAGTGCATGCTGCTGGGCGTATATCGGTAGAGCGATATCATCGTCGACATTGATTAATCCCAGCTGGCTCGGTCTGATGGAGATCCAGTCAAACTCATCTACTTTGGTCGCTGACGGCACTCCCATACGGACAACCGTTCTCTTCTTTCCGTCAACATCCTGCAGAGCGGTGGTATGGGACAACCTATGCACATGGATTTCGTTAGTCCCGCCGAACTGTTCAACCGCCATCCGGTCAAAACTGAACCGCACCGTTCCTTTATAAAAATCATAGAGCTGCAGGTCATTGAGGCTCATGATCTGGATGATCTTCATCCGCTGCTCGGCAAACCATTCGGTAGTGGTAAAATAGGGTGCGAAAACTTCCCTTAATCTGGAAAATCCTTTTATCCTGCCACCGACCCTATACTGGATATAATGCAGGAGTACCAATGCATCGGTCAGAAATCGGGCATAGGAAATCTTCTCGCCCAATAAGGTCTCGATATGTTGACCACTGAGCAGCTCAGCCAAAGTCTGTTTATAGTTTCTCAGTTCTTCGGCATTCAGGACACGCTTGCCGTGGGGTATCACCCGAATATCGGGATAACGATATAGGTATAAAAGACGGAGGCTACTTTCTGGCAGTAGTTCGAAATATCCCTTACCGACCAATTTCTCACAGATAATGCGTAACCGATGGTAAAACACCTGCCGACGGGCCTGTTCCTTTTGGCCATAATTAGTCTTTCTGTGGCTGGATTTACTCATACACATCTCTTTTTATCTGTCATACAGAGAGCTTATTTTTCACTTATGGAGTGATATAAATATTCATTAAGTTAATAAAATATAGGTATAATACCAACTATTAAAGGTTGAAAAATGGGCTTCGGTCAAATTGACTCCCCCTAAGGATTGAGACAGGTGTTTAAATATAAATGATAACGTGGGAAATATGAGATTAACCGTAAGATCAAGATTACCATTGAACCTGTGAAGAACAGCGCTAGTTTTTTAAATTAAATTATTGTCTAGAAATGTTCAGTTTTAGCAGTAACAATAAGCTAGCCCAATAATAGGTACCTTTGCTATTAGGCAGGTAAGCAGATAAGTTGGCAAAGCACTGATCGGATAAGCTAATGCCCAGTAAAGAAAAAAGGCCCCCACCCCGAGAGATAGAGACCAAGTTCTCAATTTTAAATTTCTTGAAATGAAGATATTGTCTAATCAGCCTTTTAAAGATCGAATCTCTTTTTTCAACTCTTCTATTGTTCGATTTGCCTCAGATAATTCCTCTCTGCAAATTGTATGTGCTCTTAACAATTCATTATGACTTTCAAGCAGATTAGTATATTTCTGTTGAACTCCTTCAAACTGTAATTTCAAGTCTGAATAACTCTTCTCTCCTCCAACTGGATTAGATCGAAAATAGGGTGCCAATTCAGGGAAATCAATAGAGAAATCATGAGGTATAGCCTTCCCATATTTTATCATGATTGAATCGGATAAAAATTCCTTTTTAAAATGATTGTACAATGTGTTAGATTTATAACCAGCTCTTTGAGCGATACTCTCATTCGTATCTGTACTCAACGACACTGCGATATATAATGCCAATCCTCTCCCTGTATATTCTTTATCAGTTATTTTGCTATTCTTTTTTCTCACAAAAACTATTATCTCAATTGACATAAAGATACGCAGGCTTTATGTTGATAATAAAATTGAAAATAAGTTGATTTATATTGATTTTTGTTTATATTTGTAATATATAGTGTTTGTAAAACTATTTTTTTATTGATTTTAATGGAGTAAAATAGAATTAAATCAATAAGATTGGATTAATTGAAGTTAACGAACTCTCGTATCTGAATTTGGCGATTTGCAATGCGAGTGTGAGTACTGCGTCAATTTTCCTATCTTTGAGAAATCTTTTCTCAGGGTAGGGTTGACGCTTGCTTAGACCATGCATTGCAATATAACCTTCGGGTTATACATTGAAAATTACTTCCCTGAGAGTAATGAGTAAAGGTTTCGCCAAAGCCTCAGATGCAAAGGAAGGCAAGTAGTCAACCTACTTTTAGCTTTTCGAGAGTTCTTAGAAATAAGAACTGATGAAAACAACAAGTATACAAAATAAGCATTATTGTATGTCATCGAAGAATGGCACCAATAGTGCTTATTTTGTTTTTTTCTCTAGCAAAAAGCAACTGCTTCAAAAATTAGCCTGCCCACCCGAATAATCGGGTGAGATAACCCTATACCGCTCCCTTTCTGTCCCGACCGAATCCGTCATAAATTTTCCAAGGGGCTGGGAGCGGCTATTCTTATAATCCTAAAAACAGACCAATTTTCATCGAAAAAATGAACGCTATCGGCGTAACGGATATACCATGCCCTGATTTTTCGACTATAAACAGACCCGATTATGATCACACTCATATTATTAATACTAAAAGATATTCTAAAAACACACCTTTACAGGGGAAACAACCTGTTAAAGATGTTCACCACAATTTTCGTTTCTATGTTTAGTTTATGCTCAGCACAGTCCGTGAAAACACGGGCTGATGCCAGGCAGACTACCACGAAGATAACACGGGAGACTATCCCTTATTTCGTTACGACCACTGATAAGGATGATATCCGGGGGCAGATATTACATTTTAACCCCGATGCCAATCTGGGCAAATACCCATTGTTTGAATATAATGTGAAGATGGACCGGATATCTCCGCTTAAAATAGGACAAAAGGTACCGGATGATATTATGGATCTACCTATACGCATAGCTGGCGATAGATACGGAAGAGACAGTGTCACGCTAAGGAAACTTTCTGCAGACAGGATGCTCGTATTGGACTTTTGGGCAACCTGGTGTGCACCCTGCCTGGCTTCGATGGATAAATGGAAAGAGCTTCAGCCAAAGTATGGCGATCATGTTCAGTCTGTCGGTCTCATGCTCGACTATGATTATAAAGCGGAACTCACTACCAGAAAAAGGAACTGGACTTCGCCACAGCTTATAGGCCCCGAGGTATACCTGCTAAATGCCTATTTCTGCGGCACACCGGTTACAGGCCCCTCGGTATGGATAAAAAACGGAACCTTGGTCGGTATCACTGATGCAACAACCAATATCGAGCCTATTCTCGAAAAAATGATCGCTGGTGAAATTACTTCCATTCCCCAGAAGTATATGTGGAAATCACCATTTTAACAGGGAGGGAATATGAAAGAGTATTTTATTATTACTATCCTATTTATACTGTCCATCCTAACTGCAGATGCCCAGATTTCGGGCTACGTAAGGGATGAGAACAGTGCTGCCCTGCACGGTGCCACACTGACACTAAAGAGGTCAGGTATTTCGGCAAAGACAGGCAAAAACGGCTTCTTTTCTTTTGGTAAAATGGAGCTACCGGACAGCCTGTCGGTCAGCTTTATGGGGTACAGCACTAGGAGAATGGCGGTTACTTCAGCCAATGGTAACCTCACTATTATGCTACAGAAAAACAGCCATACCATTGAAGAGGTGCAGGTTGTCAATACCGGGTTCTACAGTGTTCCAAAAGAAAGGGCTACGGGATCTTTTACTGTCGTTGACAATAAACTGCTGAACCGTTCGGTGGGTGGAAATATCCTACAGCGACTCGACGGCGTGACCTCCGGAGTTCAGTTTGTCACACCAAATGGCACCAAAGCATCCGACATCCGGGTAAGGGGACTGGCGACCATACAGTCCGATGCGAGCCCGCTCATTGTTGTCGACAACTTTCCCTATGACGGAGATATCAGCTCCATAAATCCGAATGATATTGATAACATCACGATCCTGAAAGACGGTGCAGCCGCTTCGATATGGGGAGCACGTGCGGGAAATGGTGTGATCGTGATCACGACAAAAAAAGGACAATATGGACAGAAAGACCAGCTTTCCATCAATAGCAATGTGACTATTGGCCAAAAACCCGACCTGATGTACAGCCGGAACCGTCTACCATCTGAAACTGTCATGGCGATTGAAAAAGAGAAATACGAAAAAGGCGGGTATTATCTGGAAAATGCACAGCAGACTGCTTTTCCTGCGTATGTGGAAATGCTGATCGCGCGGGATAAGGGAACGCTAAGCCCTGAAGAATTTGCCCGGCAGGAAGCCATTTTAAAAAATACGGAAGTTCGCCAAGAAGCGATGAAGTATCTTTACCAGCCCGCCGTATACCAGCAGTATGCGCTTAATGCACGTGGGGGCGGTGAAAGTTTTACTTATTATGCTTCGGGAGGATATGACAAAAACCGCTCCAGCGAAGTCGGAGCCTTCAATGACCGGATAAATCTCAACCTACAAAATACATTCAGGCCATTTCCCCAGCTGGAACTGTCCACGGCGCTTTGGTACAGCAGACAGACAAATCAGAATAACCAGATCACATTGGACGATCTCAGGGGGAATGCCACCAATATAGGTCTTTCTCCTTACACAAGACTAATGTATGAAAACGGAAATCCTGCATCTGTCATAAAAGAGTACAGACAGCCTTATGTGAACCAGGCAGGGGCTAATGGCTTACTGGACTGGGAGTATCGTCCGCTTGAGGAACGGGGGCTTATGGACAGGCGGGGAAACGGTGACGAGCTCAGGGCCAACCTTGGGCTGAGGTATAATTTTTTCAGGCATTTCAACATCAACGCTACCTATCAATATATCAGGGGCAGCTCATCCAGCACGGCCGAGTATGATAAAGATAGCTATTACGCGCGCAATATCGTCAACCGCTTCACACAGGCCGATGGCACACGGATTATCCCCTATGGCGGAGTATTCCGCGAGCTGCCGTCCAATTTTTCGCGGAGCCATTCTGCACGCGCACAGCTGGACTACTCACAGAAATTTAGCGAAGAACATGAGATAACGACACTGGCAGGTGCTGAGATCAGGGAAATGATACAGCTTACCGACCCGGGCTATACGCTCTACAATTATGATCCCGATCTGATGATCGGGGACAACAATTACAACTATACCGAGAACTATAGGACACGCCCCAGTGGAAGATCAAGACTCCTTGCCCCTCCGTCTGCAAAACAGCAGCTTACCGACCGTTACCTGTCCTATTTTGGAAATGCAAGCTACACCTATAAAACCAGATATATTCTCTCCGGTTCACTCCGATGGGATGGATCAAATCTGTTCGGTGTGAAAACCAACCAAAAAGGAACGCCATTATGGTCAGTAGGAGCAAGCTGGGAACTTACCAAAGAATCCTGGTTCAAATTGCCTGCCATGGATTATCTGCGCTTGAGGGCAACTTATGGAGTCGCAGGAAATGTAAACAAAAATGTAAGTTCCCTTCCAACTATCGAACATGCTGCGACCAATGAAAACACCGGGCGTCCACAGGCGATTGTGCGAAGTATCGGAAATCCATCCCTGCGCTGGGAACAGGTAAAAACATTTAACCTGGGTCTGGATATCCGATTGCTCAATAATCGTATTTCGGTAAGCGCCGATTATTACGTAAAAAATGCAAATGACCTGATCGGAGCCAGCGTACTTCCACCCAGTACCGGAATTTATCCGGAAAGCTTTGCTGAAAACTCGAATCTTGTCAACTATGCGAACCTGAAAACACAAGGAATGGATTTACAGCTCAGCAGCCGAAATATCCGTGGGGCTTTTAACTGGAACAGTGCGCTTCTTTTCAACATTGTCCATAATCAAGTCACCCGATATGCCGCAGATAATAATATCGGATTATACAATTATCTGCTTTCACCTTCTTTTCCTGTTGTGGGAAAAAGCAAGGATATTTTATATGCGTTACCTAAATACTCGCTCGATCCCGCTGATGGCACAGTGCTGATGTTCATTGATGGTCAGCGTACCAGGAACGGAGTGGAATATTATAACAGTCTTTCGCCGGGTGATCTCATCGGCACAGGGATCACCGTTCCGACCACTTACGGTTCCTTACGGAATGAGATCAGATGGAAGAATTTGAGTCTGTCTTTCCTTATTTCATGGAAAATGGGGCATGTATTCAGGCGCTCGACAACTGTTCCCGATGGAGAATATAGGCTGCAGTATCATATGGACTATCTAAAACGATGGCAAAATCCGGGGGACGAACACTGGACAGAGATCCCGGCAACATCCCAGAACCCTTCGGACAATATGTACAGCATGTTTGAGCAGTATGAAAATTTTGTGACCAGCGGTAGCCATCTGCGGTTTCAAGATCTAAGCTTTTCCTATGATTTCCCTGCATCTATGTTACCGAAATCGGTGTTTAAGAATGTACAGTTCTATGCATATGCAAGGAACCTGGGGATAATCTGGAAAGCTAACCGATATGGTTTAGACCCAGATTATCCTAATGCAGAGTATGTTGCGCCAAAAAGTTTTGCTTTTGGCCTGAGGTTGGACTTTTGATAAGGAGACTATGAAAGATTTAAGAAACTATTTGATTTTTTGCCTTGCCATTATTTTGACAGGTTGTGGCAAAGATTTTCTGGATGCAAAGAAGACATCCAATCAGGTTGTGCCAAAGACCGTCAAAGATTATCTGGCGATCCTGAGCCGGGATAACATGTATTATACTTCAAGCGATCTGGCTTACCTTGGAGCGGACGAATATTACGTCAAAAATTCCGCAGATCTTGTTGCGGGCTCACGGTACACACCATTCCACCAGTATGCTTATACCTGGCAGGACAACCCCTATGGCACCCAGAGAAATATCAAGGACTGGGATTTAGCGTATGAAAGGATCATGTACGCCAATCTCGCCCTGGATGTTGAATCTGCCCCATCCGGTCAGGGTGAGATCGCTGACAGGGACAGGGCAAGGGTGGCCGCCCGTTTTCACCGCGCATGGAATTTTTACCAGCTCGCGCAGCTGTTCTGCAGGCCATATAATGAACAGACTGCCGACAAAGATCCAGGTTTACCCCTACGGCTGGATTATGATGTTTCAGTCAGATATGACCGGTCATCATTGAAAGAGGTTTACGACCAGATAATAAACGATCTGACGGAGGCAGAAAATATACCAATAATGGACGACACTAACCCCTATATGCCGGGCACCACAGCTGTGCAGGCTCTTTTGGCGAAGGTCTATCTTGGGCAGGGAAAGTTTGATATGGCACTCCGGTATGCAGATATCGTGCTCAAAAAAAAGAATACGCTTGTAGATTACAATAAGCTGACGGGATCAGTCACTGATATTTATGGAAGCTATTTTGAGCCTTATGGAAAAAATAATCCCGCTATTATTTTTTATTCAGCAGCTGCCGTTGGGGGAATCATAATGCCTACAATGCAAAATATAGACACTCTTTTCACCGAATCTATTCAGCAGGAGGATCTCAGGGGGAAAATATATTTTTTTACAAGGCCATCAGGAACAAAAGTTTATACCGGTTCATATTGTGGTTACGGAGGAAATGAGTTCTTCACAGGCCTGAGTGTTGAAGAAATGTTATTGATCCGTGCAGAATGCGCTGCACGCGCCGGATCGGAACAAATTGCATTGGATGAAATCAACCTTTTACGAAGGAATAGATTTAGTAATAGTGCATATAGAAACCTTGGTCTTGCGGAGATTAGTGACCTTTTGGGATATATATTTTATGAAAGGAGAAAAGAACTTTTCATGCGGGGAAGACGATGGGAGGATGCGCGAAGGCTCAACCTTGAAGGGAAATATCCGGTCACTTTTTCCAGAATACTGGATGGGGTAAAATATACACTTGCTCCAAATGAAAAAAAATGGGTCTGGCCTATTCCACAGTCGGAAATTGATGCCAGTGGCATCCTGCAGAACGAAAGATAGCAAAGGGAGGCAAAATTTGCCTCCCTTTTGGATACTGCCCAAATTAATGAATTTTAGTCAGTTAACAGATGCTATTGATGCTGGCGGAAAGCTTCGGAAGTGAAACCGTCATCGTTTGCTTCCTTGACTGTCGCGGGCATATCAGCAGGATCAAGGGCGTCGCTTAGCTGAACAGCACAGGTAGCTCCTGCCAAAGTGTTACAGCTGCCGCTTGGCGCTCCGCCCGGATATAAACCGTCAATCTTTTGATTGGTCGCAATATTTCCACCTGCAGGATTGATC
The DNA window shown above is from Sphingobacterium thalpophilum and carries:
- a CDS encoding RagB/SusD family nutrient uptake outer membrane protein, with the protein product MKDLRNYLIFCLAIILTGCGKDFLDAKKTSNQVVPKTVKDYLAILSRDNMYYTSSDLAYLGADEYYVKNSADLVAGSRYTPFHQYAYTWQDNPYGTQRNIKDWDLAYERIMYANLALDVESAPSGQGEIADRDRARVAARFHRAWNFYQLAQLFCRPYNEQTADKDPGLPLRLDYDVSVRYDRSSLKEVYDQIINDLTEAENIPIMDDTNPYMPGTTAVQALLAKVYLGQGKFDMALRYADIVLKKKNTLVDYNKLTGSVTDIYGSYFEPYGKNNPAIIFYSAAAVGGIIMPTMQNIDTLFTESIQQEDLRGKIYFFTRPSGTKVYTGSYCGYGGNEFFTGLSVEEMLLIRAECAARAGSEQIALDEINLLRRNRFSNSAYRNLGLAEISDLLGYIFYERRKELFMRGRRWEDARRLNLEGKYPVTFSRILDGVKYTLAPNEKKWVWPIPQSEIDASGILQNER
- a CDS encoding DUF5712 family protein; its protein translation is MYINITDSETGNNKGSCGDLVAYLEKENRLADNKKQEHWFNGERNDIRPHEVRIGIDGNIAKLGREDSKFFLLNISPSRKEIDFLLTTYGEDGAKEKLKEYARNFKRPGIENNKDLLWFAKLENYRYYSHKDKEVKNGTKKEGQRKEGPQMHVQVIVSRKDITNRIKLSPQNKSRGRNVEHSKKLGQFDQMAFKQCGESVFDRMFGFDRKLKETLQYANIMKNGNAEQKARLHTFDRLLERGAIPKMEEGWTDRILANPAQDSSTILRDILSSFATNGLGLLDILLDPVQEFSGQSTVTDEEERKRKRKKKKRGQRR
- a CDS encoding redoxin family protein, encoding MITLILLILKDILKTHLYRGNNLLKMFTTIFVSMFSLCSAQSVKTRADARQTTTKITRETIPYFVTTTDKDDIRGQILHFNPDANLGKYPLFEYNVKMDRISPLKIGQKVPDDIMDLPIRIAGDRYGRDSVTLRKLSADRMLVLDFWATWCAPCLASMDKWKELQPKYGDHVQSVGLMLDYDYKAELTTRKRNWTSPQLIGPEVYLLNAYFCGTPVTGPSVWIKNGTLVGITDATTNIEPILEKMIAGEITSIPQKYMWKSPF
- a CDS encoding SusC/RagA family TonB-linked outer membrane protein, whose product is MKEYFIITILFILSILTADAQISGYVRDENSAALHGATLTLKRSGISAKTGKNGFFSFGKMELPDSLSVSFMGYSTRRMAVTSANGNLTIMLQKNSHTIEEVQVVNTGFYSVPKERATGSFTVVDNKLLNRSVGGNILQRLDGVTSGVQFVTPNGTKASDIRVRGLATIQSDASPLIVVDNFPYDGDISSINPNDIDNITILKDGAAASIWGARAGNGVIVITTKKGQYGQKDQLSINSNVTIGQKPDLMYSRNRLPSETVMAIEKEKYEKGGYYLENAQQTAFPAYVEMLIARDKGTLSPEEFARQEAILKNTEVRQEAMKYLYQPAVYQQYALNARGGGESFTYYASGGYDKNRSSEVGAFNDRINLNLQNTFRPFPQLELSTALWYSRQTNQNNQITLDDLRGNATNIGLSPYTRLMYENGNPASVIKEYRQPYVNQAGANGLLDWEYRPLEERGLMDRRGNGDELRANLGLRYNFFRHFNINATYQYIRGSSSSTAEYDKDSYYARNIVNRFTQADGTRIIPYGGVFRELPSNFSRSHSARAQLDYSQKFSEEHEITTLAGAEIREMIQLTDPGYTLYNYDPDLMIGDNNYNYTENYRTRPSGRSRLLAPPSAKQQLTDRYLSYFGNASYTYKTRYILSGSLRWDGSNLFGVKTNQKGTPLWSVGASWELTKESWFKLPAMDYLRLRATYGVAGNVNKNVSSLPTIEHAATNENTGRPQAIVRSIGNPSLRWEQVKTFNLGLDIRLLNNRISVSADYYVKNANDLIGASVLPPSTGIYPESFAENSNLVNYANLKTQGMDLQLSSRNIRGAFNWNSALLFNIVHNQVTRYAADNNIGLYNYLLSPSFPVVGKSKDILYALPKYSLDPADGTVLMFIDGQRTRNGVEYYNSLSPGDLIGTGITVPTTYGSLRNEIRWKNLSLSFLISWKMGHVFRRSTTVPDGEYRLQYHMDYLKRWQNPGDEHWTEIPATSQNPSDNMYSMFEQYENFVTSGSHLRFQDLSFSYDFPASMLPKSVFKNVQFYAYARNLGIIWKANRYGLDPDYPNAEYVAPKSFAFGLRLDF